The following coding sequences lie in one Calidithermus timidus DSM 17022 genomic window:
- a CDS encoding glycosyltransferase family 2 protein has product MAATTVLIPAYNEEEHVASVIRVALEAGFPVLVADDGSTDATAQVAEAAGAKVVRLPHNRGKGGAVAYGLQHVETPLVMLLDADLTGLTPQHLEALLSPVRDGQADMSIGIFRGGRLRTDLAQKITPYLSGQRALRTELLREVRGLEEARYGIEMVLTQHAAKHRWRVKYVPLVGMAQVMKEEKRGFWAGVAHRFQMYREILRSWRRRRAS; this is encoded by the coding sequence ATGGCCGCGACCACGGTGCTGATCCCCGCTTATAACGAGGAAGAGCACGTCGCCTCGGTGATCAGGGTGGCGCTCGAGGCGGGCTTCCCCGTCCTGGTCGCCGATGATGGCTCCACCGACGCTACCGCTCAGGTAGCCGAGGCCGCCGGGGCAAAGGTGGTGCGGCTGCCCCACAACCGCGGCAAGGGCGGAGCGGTGGCCTATGGCCTCCAGCACGTCGAAACCCCGCTGGTGATGCTGCTCGACGCCGACCTCACCGGCCTGACCCCCCAACACCTCGAGGCCCTCCTCTCCCCCGTGCGCGATGGTCAAGCCGACATGAGCATCGGCATCTTCAGGGGTGGTCGCCTGCGGACCGACCTGGCCCAGAAGATCACCCCCTACCTCTCGGGCCAGCGGGCCTTACGCACCGAGTTGTTGCGGGAAGTGCGGGGTCTCGAGGAGGCCCGTTACGGCATCGAGATGGTGCTCACCCAACACGCCGCCAAGCACCGCTGGCGGGTGAAGTACGTGCCGCTGGTGGGGATGGCCCAGGTGATGAAAGAGGAAAAGCGCGGCTTCTGGGCCGGGGTGGCCCACCGCTTCCAGATGTACCGCGAAATTCTGCGCTCCTGGCGCCGCCGCAGGGCTAGCTAG
- the serS gene encoding serine--tRNA ligase — translation MLDIKFIRENPDLVRKAIEQKGSTLDLDELLTLDREIAELKRRTESLQAERNANARAAAKATPAERAALIEKGKQIAQQLTDLEPRLRELEARLKSLLYLTPTIPWEGAPVGPDDSFNVETRVHGKPRTFLFEPLDHVELINRNGWGELERIAKISGSRSYALKGDLMLYEQALLRFALDQIVASGFTPISVPAYAREEVFYGHGQFPTARDQVYKIEGEDMYLAGTSEVLLNYLHAGEILPEAEIPKAYAGVSSCFRSEAGSAGKDVRGLMRVHQFNKVEQYVLCRADLEESGRWFELMLANSERILQALELPYRVIEVSTGDMGLGKYRQVDLETWVPSENRYRETHSCSALLDWQARRAGLRYRGEDGKVRYAYTLNNTALATPRILVMLLENHQNEDGTVTVPEALRPYFGKERLEPTR, via the coding sequence ATGCTTGATATCAAGTTCATCCGCGAAAACCCCGACCTCGTGCGCAAAGCCATCGAGCAGAAGGGCAGCACGCTCGACCTCGACGAGCTGCTGACCCTCGACCGCGAAATTGCCGAACTGAAGCGCCGGACTGAATCCCTACAAGCCGAGCGCAACGCCAACGCCAGGGCCGCCGCCAAGGCCACCCCCGCCGAACGCGCCGCGCTGATCGAGAAGGGCAAGCAGATCGCCCAGCAGCTCACCGACCTCGAGCCCCGCCTGCGTGAGCTCGAGGCCCGGCTCAAGAGCCTGCTCTACCTCACCCCCACCATCCCCTGGGAGGGGGCCCCGGTGGGCCCCGACGACTCCTTCAACGTCGAAACCCGCGTCCACGGCAAGCCCCGCACCTTCCTCTTCGAACCCCTAGATCACGTCGAGCTGATCAACCGCAACGGCTGGGGAGAGCTCGAGCGCATCGCAAAGATCTCCGGCTCGCGCTCTTATGCGCTCAAGGGCGACCTGATGCTCTACGAGCAGGCCCTGCTGCGCTTTGCCCTCGACCAGATCGTCGCCAGCGGCTTCACCCCCATCAGCGTGCCTGCCTATGCCCGCGAGGAGGTGTTCTACGGGCACGGCCAGTTCCCCACCGCCCGCGACCAGGTCTACAAGATCGAAGGCGAGGACATGTACCTAGCCGGGACCTCCGAGGTGCTGCTCAACTACCTCCACGCCGGGGAAATCCTCCCCGAAGCCGAAATCCCTAAGGCCTACGCGGGCGTCTCGAGCTGTTTCCGCAGCGAGGCTGGTTCGGCAGGCAAGGACGTGCGCGGGCTCATGCGGGTCCATCAGTTCAACAAGGTCGAGCAGTACGTGCTCTGCCGCGCCGACCTCGAGGAGTCGGGGCGCTGGTTCGAGCTGATGCTCGCCAACTCCGAGCGCATCCTGCAAGCCCTGGAACTCCCCTACCGCGTGATCGAGGTGAGCACCGGCGACATGGGACTGGGCAAGTACCGCCAGGTCGACCTCGAGACCTGGGTCCCCAGCGAAAACCGCTACCGCGAGACCCACTCCTGCTCGGCCCTCCTCGATTGGCAGGCCCGCCGCGCAGGCCTGCGCTACCGCGGCGAGGACGGCAAGGTGCGCTATGCCTACACCCTCAACAACACCGCCCTCGCCACCCCCCGCATCCTGGTGATGCTGCTGGAGAACCACCAGAACGAGGACGGCACCGTCACTGTGCCCGAGGCCCTGCGCCCTTACTTCGGCAAGGAGCGGCTCGAGCCCACCCGCTGA
- the mqnC gene encoding cyclic dehypoxanthinyl futalosine synthase, protein MNDRLLKRAVEGEALSAQEIETLYHVPLPELAAAAHEARMHRARPEVVTYLIDRNINYTNICNVACNFCAFYRTDRQKDAYVLSFEEIGRKVEELMGIGGRRILMQGGVNPKLPYSWYLELLRYLKGHYPEVRIDAFSPEEILGLEKITGRKAPELLAELKEAGLDGLPGAGGEILVDEVRAKAAPARIKAEDWFRIQDAAQRLGLYTIATMVIGFGETYAQRAEHLIKIRAQQEKALRDYHNGYAAFAMWTLQTENTRLKGKAPGASAHEYLQQLAVARLALNNIPNLQASWPSMGFKVAQAALYYGANDFGSTMLEENVVSVAAGHNRTHATVRQIVRHIADAGFTPAERDPYYNILRYPDVEAVLSERDLEPLPMA, encoded by the coding sequence GTGAACGACCGGCTTCTCAAACGTGCCGTCGAGGGCGAAGCCCTCAGTGCCCAGGAAATCGAAACGCTATACCACGTCCCTCTGCCCGAGCTGGCGGCAGCGGCCCACGAGGCCCGAATGCACCGGGCGAGGCCGGAGGTGGTCACTTACCTCATCGACCGCAACATCAACTACACCAACATCTGCAACGTGGCCTGCAACTTCTGCGCCTTCTACCGCACCGACCGGCAAAAGGACGCCTACGTACTGAGCTTCGAGGAGATCGGGCGCAAGGTCGAAGAGCTCATGGGCATCGGCGGGCGGCGCATCTTGATGCAGGGCGGGGTCAACCCCAAGCTGCCCTACAGCTGGTACCTCGAGCTGCTGCGCTACCTCAAGGGCCACTACCCCGAAGTGCGCATCGACGCCTTCAGCCCCGAGGAGATCTTGGGGCTCGAGAAGATCACCGGGCGCAAAGCCCCCGAGCTGCTGGCCGAGCTCAAGGAAGCCGGGCTCGACGGGTTGCCCGGGGCCGGCGGCGAGATCCTGGTAGACGAGGTGCGGGCCAAGGCCGCGCCCGCCCGCATCAAGGCCGAGGACTGGTTCCGCATCCAGGACGCGGCCCAGCGCCTGGGGCTCTACACCATCGCCACCATGGTCATCGGCTTCGGTGAGACCTACGCCCAGCGCGCCGAGCACCTCATCAAGATCCGCGCCCAGCAGGAGAAGGCCCTCCGCGACTACCACAACGGCTACGCCGCCTTCGCCATGTGGACGCTACAAACCGAGAATACCCGCCTCAAGGGCAAAGCCCCCGGCGCCAGCGCCCACGAGTACCTCCAGCAGCTCGCCGTGGCCCGCCTGGCCCTTAATAACATCCCCAACCTGCAAGCGAGCTGGCCCAGCATGGGCTTCAAGGTCGCCCAGGCCGCGCTCTACTACGGCGCCAACGACTTCGGAAGCACCATGCTCGAGGAAAACGTGGTCAGTGTGGCCGCAGGCCACAACCGCACCCACGCCACCGTGCGCCAGATCGTGCGCCACATCGCCGATGCGGGCTTCACCCCCGCCGAGCGCGACCCCTACTACAACATCCTGCGCTACCCCGACGTGGAGGCCGTGCTGAGCGAGCGCGACCTCGAGCCGCTACCGATGGCCTGA
- a CDS encoding M50 family metallopeptidase, giving the protein MALLWFLLIIGVSILVHELGHYWAARVQGVGVKNFALGFGPTLLKFDWRSTTWRLNAIPLGGYAEIEGMQPGDTHGYSRLRALGKFAILVGGVLMNLLLAWLLLATVASVRGLPEAVPGQAQIAAVIEGSQAEKVGLKAGDIIVAVNGQPLKSWQDVTRFRDSAGEKRFTVQREGKTLEVRFDWAGGQQTLGIRYGPLIQYNRLPFLRAFFRAITDTVTAAPAAFRAIISGLVGLVAGQTNTGIAGPVGIVSATGQAAQQGVYTLVILMVQINLSLAIFNLLPIPGLDGGRILILLANVLTRGRISAEREAQLSYGGFIFMLLLLVLVTINDLRNLGGG; this is encoded by the coding sequence ATGGCACTGTTGTGGTTTTTGCTCATCATCGGCGTCAGCATCTTGGTCCACGAGCTCGGGCACTACTGGGCGGCCAGGGTCCAGGGGGTCGGCGTAAAGAACTTCGCGCTGGGCTTCGGCCCCACATTGCTCAAGTTCGACTGGCGAAGCACCACCTGGCGGCTCAACGCCATCCCGTTGGGCGGCTATGCCGAGATCGAGGGGATGCAGCCTGGCGATACCCACGGCTACTCGAGGCTCCGTGCCTTGGGTAAGTTCGCGATCCTGGTGGGCGGCGTGTTGATGAACCTGCTGCTGGCCTGGTTGCTGCTGGCGACCGTGGCCAGCGTGCGCGGCTTACCCGAGGCAGTGCCCGGCCAGGCCCAGATCGCCGCGGTCATCGAGGGCAGCCAGGCCGAGAAGGTCGGGCTGAAAGCCGGTGACATCATCGTGGCCGTCAACGGGCAGCCGCTGAAGAGCTGGCAGGATGTGACCCGTTTCCGCGACAGCGCCGGCGAGAAGCGCTTTACAGTGCAGCGGGAAGGGAAGACGCTCGAGGTCCGCTTCGATTGGGCCGGGGGCCAGCAAACCCTGGGCATCCGCTACGGCCCCCTCATCCAGTACAACCGGCTGCCCTTTCTCCGGGCCTTCTTCCGCGCCATCACCGATACCGTGACCGCAGCCCCCGCGGCTTTTCGCGCCATCATCAGTGGCCTGGTGGGCCTCGTGGCGGGTCAGACCAACACGGGGATCGCCGGCCCGGTGGGCATCGTCTCGGCCACCGGGCAGGCCGCGCAGCAGGGTGTCTACACCCTGGTCATCCTGATGGTTCAGATCAACCTCTCGCTGGCGATCTTCAACCTGCTGCCCATCCCCGGCCTCGACGGCGGGCGTATCCTGATCCTCCTGGCCAACGTGCTGACCAGGGGCCGCATCAGCGCCGAGCGCGAAGCCCAGCTGAGCTACGGTGGCTTCATCTTCATGCTGCTGTTGCTGGTGCTGGTGACCATCAACGACCTGCGCAACCTGGGTGGAGGCTAG
- a CDS encoding ABC transporter permease produces MSNVRRIFRKEMLSVLRERRVLFSTLVLPILLMPLLMYGPSLLLGNAARKTVEEVQKVGVRNLPEAALEALRAARLEPVPAADPAAEVEEKKLQAGVVYEGSDYIIYGRLSGGVTQSSVVVNKVEGALRALKEQEVARTLQSRGISPAVLEPFRITTQDASPKQERSAGLFAFFIPYFLVLFILIGGQVVAIDTTAGEKEKGTLEALLATPAPLSQVVLGKALATLVVALAAALASVAGIVLGGTVVRGFFTRQLEAMQGGGTQLGGALALEPAGYLALLVTAVLFAAMMVSVQLTLGLYARSFKEAQSYMAPLQFVFILPLIALQFSDFLTQQQWYYLLPAFNVMLLLDGLVKGSAQGWQIGLTWATTLVFAVLALGLAVRNFRREDVVFRN; encoded by the coding sequence GTGAGCAACGTGAGGCGTATTTTTCGCAAGGAAATGCTCTCGGTGCTGCGCGAGCGCCGGGTGCTCTTCAGCACCCTGGTACTTCCCATCCTCTTGATGCCGCTGCTGATGTATGGTCCCAGCCTGTTGCTGGGTAACGCCGCGAGAAAGACGGTGGAGGAGGTGCAGAAGGTGGGGGTGCGCAACCTGCCCGAAGCGGCCCTCGAGGCCCTGCGGGCTGCCCGGCTCGAGCCGGTCCCCGCCGCTGACCCAGCCGCGGAGGTAGAGGAGAAGAAGTTACAGGCTGGGGTGGTTTACGAGGGCAGCGACTACATTATCTACGGTCGGCTCTCCGGGGGTGTGACCCAGAGCAGCGTGGTGGTGAATAAGGTCGAGGGGGCCCTGCGGGCGCTCAAGGAGCAGGAGGTGGCCCGCACCCTGCAGAGCCGGGGCATCTCGCCCGCGGTGCTCGAGCCCTTCCGAATCACCACCCAGGACGCTTCGCCCAAGCAGGAGCGCTCGGCAGGGCTCTTCGCCTTCTTCATCCCCTATTTCCTGGTGCTGTTCATCCTCATCGGCGGGCAGGTGGTGGCCATCGATACCACGGCGGGGGAGAAGGAGAAGGGAACGCTCGAGGCCCTGCTGGCGACCCCGGCTCCCCTCTCGCAGGTGGTGCTGGGCAAGGCCCTGGCCACGCTGGTGGTGGCGCTGGCGGCGGCGCTGGCCTCGGTGGCGGGCATCGTGCTGGGCGGGACGGTGGTGCGCGGCTTCTTCACGCGGCAGCTCGAGGCCATGCAGGGCGGGGGTACCCAGCTCGGCGGGGCGCTCGCGCTCGAGCCCGCCGGCTACCTTGCCCTGCTCGTCACCGCCGTCCTCTTCGCGGCCATGATGGTCTCGGTGCAGCTCACGCTGGGCCTGTACGCCCGCAGCTTCAAAGAGGCCCAGAGCTACATGGCTCCCCTCCAGTTCGTCTTCATCCTCCCGCTCATCGCCCTACAGTTCTCCGACTTCCTCACCCAGCAGCAGTGGTACTACCTCCTGCCGGCCTTCAACGTCATGCTGCTGCTCGACGGCCTCGTCAAGGGCTCGGCCCAGGGTTGGCAGATCGGCCTGACCTGGGCCACCACGCTGGTCTTCGCGGTGCTGGCGCTCGGGCTGGCGGTGCGCAACTTTCGGCGCGAGGACGTGGTATTCCGGAATTAA
- a CDS encoding NAD(P)/FAD-dependent oxidoreductase → MSTTADVMVVGAGIIGAACAYRLAERGLRVRLLEAAAAAAMGSTGKSAAGVRVQFTEAANVLLSWHSIREYRQMPEAAYRPIGYLLLVPQEDWADHLRGVELQRGLGVPVEVYSLEAAQQWFSFEARGLAGATFGPADGVVDPHGICMEYLHRARGLGAELHLETELLRAERRGGVWRLDTSRGAFEAPLILNAAGAWAGEVGRRAGLDIPVQPSRRMVFATAPLSQPLSAPLTIDLSSGFYFRPEGERLIFGKSNPADVGFTEGMDWSWLEPTLEAGMLRFPWLERLALDRKASWWGYYEVTPDHNPILGWMPGVEGWVNACGFSGHGVQQAAAVGRLMAEEIVEGRAHFIDIDALRYERFSRAAKVLERHIV, encoded by the coding sequence ATGAGCACGACAGCGGACGTGATGGTGGTAGGAGCTGGGATCATCGGTGCGGCCTGCGCCTACCGGTTGGCCGAGCGTGGCCTTCGGGTGCGGCTGCTCGAGGCCGCCGCGGCTGCGGCGATGGGTTCTACAGGCAAGAGTGCTGCTGGGGTGCGGGTGCAGTTTACCGAGGCCGCCAACGTGCTGCTCTCGTGGCACTCCATCCGGGAATACCGCCAGATGCCCGAGGCCGCTTACCGCCCAATCGGCTACTTGCTGCTGGTTCCCCAAGAGGACTGGGCCGACCACCTGCGGGGTGTCGAGTTGCAGCGGGGGCTGGGGGTGCCCGTCGAGGTGTACAGCCTCGAGGCCGCCCAGCAATGGTTTTCCTTTGAAGCAAGGGGCCTAGCAGGGGCCACCTTCGGTCCAGCCGACGGGGTGGTCGATCCCCACGGCATCTGCATGGAATACCTGCACCGGGCCAGGGGCCTAGGGGCCGAGCTGCACCTCGAGACCGAACTGCTTCGGGCCGAGCGACGGGGCGGGGTGTGGCGGTTGGACACCAGCCGAGGAGCCTTCGAGGCCCCGCTGATCCTCAACGCTGCCGGGGCCTGGGCCGGCGAGGTGGGCAGGCGGGCCGGGCTGGACATTCCCGTACAGCCCTCCCGCCGAATGGTCTTCGCCACCGCACCCCTTTCCCAGCCGCTTTCTGCCCCCCTAACCATCGACCTCTCGAGCGGGTTCTACTTCCGCCCCGAGGGCGAGCGCCTGATCTTTGGCAAGAGCAACCCCGCCGACGTGGGTTTCACCGAGGGGATGGACTGGAGTTGGCTCGAGCCTACCCTGGAAGCCGGAATGCTGCGTTTTCCTTGGCTCGAGCGGCTGGCCCTGGACCGGAAGGCGAGCTGGTGGGGTTACTACGAGGTCACGCCCGATCACAACCCCATCCTGGGTTGGATGCCGGGGGTGGAGGGCTGGGTCAACGCCTGCGGCTTCTCCGGTCATGGGGTGCAGCAAGCGGCTGCCGTTGGGCGCCTGATGGCCGAGGAGATCGTAGAGGGGAGGGCCCACTTCATCGATATAGACGCCCTGCGCTACGAGCGCTTCTCTCGCGCAGCGAAAGTGCTCGAGCGCCATATAGTCTGA
- the dxr gene encoding 1-deoxy-D-xylulose-5-phosphate reductoisomerase — MPEASSPKRVVVLGSTGSIGTQTLEVCRWRGYRVVGLAAGRKLEALLAQIEEFQPEVVAADEALHADLRQHFPKLRVACVEEVAVQPADVVVAAIPGLAGLSGVRAAVQAGRRVALANKESMVAAGPLLWAEAQRSGAEILPVDSEHSALFQSLVGEPMTGVAELILTASGGPFLREPADLRHVTPQMALQHPRWKMGPKVSIDSSTLFNKGLEVLEALQLFRLALEKIKVLIHPQSYVHSLVRFQDGNLKAQLGPTDMRLPIQYALAYPERPPTPLRDFPIPDRLEFYPPDTERFPALAIAYEAGRRGGLAPVVLNAADEVAVEAFLKGQITYPDIPRVLEAALEKVPEGALSWESLELADLEARSRSKEFLKLKV; from the coding sequence ATGCCCGAAGCTTCTTCTCCCAAGCGTGTGGTCGTGCTGGGCTCCACCGGCTCCATCGGCACCCAGACCCTGGAGGTGTGCCGTTGGCGGGGCTACCGGGTGGTGGGGCTCGCGGCAGGGCGTAAGCTCGAGGCCCTCCTCGCCCAGATCGAGGAGTTCCAGCCAGAGGTCGTCGCCGCCGACGAAGCACTGCACGCCGATTTGCGCCAACACTTCCCTAAGCTCAGGGTCGCTTGCGTCGAGGAGGTCGCGGTTCAGCCTGCCGACGTGGTGGTGGCTGCCATCCCCGGCCTGGCGGGCCTGTCGGGTGTGCGGGCGGCGGTGCAGGCCGGGCGACGCGTGGCGCTGGCCAACAAGGAGAGCATGGTGGCAGCGGGACCGCTGCTGTGGGCTGAGGCCCAGAGAAGCGGGGCGGAAATCCTGCCCGTGGACTCCGAGCACTCCGCCCTCTTCCAGAGCCTGGTGGGCGAACCCATGACCGGCGTGGCCGAGCTCATCCTCACCGCCTCGGGCGGGCCCTTTCTGCGCGAGCCCGCCGACTTGCGCCACGTCACCCCCCAGATGGCCCTCCAGCACCCCCGCTGGAAGATGGGGCCCAAGGTGAGCATCGATTCCTCGACGCTGTTCAACAAGGGCTTGGAGGTGCTCGAGGCCCTCCAGCTCTTCCGGCTTGCGCTGGAGAAGATTAAGGTGCTCATCCACCCGCAGTCCTACGTGCACTCGCTGGTGCGCTTCCAGGACGGTAACCTCAAGGCTCAGCTCGGCCCCACCGACATGCGCCTGCCCATCCAATACGCCCTGGCCTACCCCGAGCGCCCCCCCACTCCCCTGCGCGACTTTCCCATTCCCGATCGCTTGGAGTTCTACCCACCCGACACCGAGCGCTTCCCCGCGCTGGCCATTGCCTACGAAGCCGGGCGCAGGGGCGGACTGGCTCCGGTGGTGCTCAATGCCGCCGACGAGGTCGCGGTGGAGGCCTTCCTCAAGGGCCAGATCACGTATCCGGACATTCCCAGGGTGCTCGAGGCCGCCCTGGAAAAAGTCCCCGAGGGCGCTTTGAGCTGGGAGAGCCTCGAGCTCGCCGACTTGGAGGCCCGTAGCAGAAGCAAGGAATTCCTGAAGTTGAAGGTTTAG
- a CDS encoding Crp/Fnr family transcriptional regulator gives MDYLQQPGFMERLSEHERTRLGQICPPKTYRRSEHLFRVGDRCDALTIVIRGQIKLTRLTPLGQERIIFIAGEGDLLGTNFLDPKARFHSDGVCLGEVVICPVSRDHIEHVALELPNVPLRLAEVLSERLSHLEDQLELSSAPVLLRLGQALLWLCTRFGREVEEGWWELSLELRQEDLAALCGSTRVTVTHSLGFLREQGLVEGTRGSYRIRRRALERYLEITPWQD, from the coding sequence ATGGACTACCTGCAACAGCCCGGGTTCATGGAGCGCCTTAGCGAGCACGAGCGTACCCGCCTGGGCCAGATCTGCCCGCCCAAGACCTATCGCAGGAGCGAGCACCTCTTTCGGGTCGGTGACCGCTGCGACGCACTAACCATCGTGATTCGTGGACAGATCAAGCTTACCCGGCTCACCCCTTTGGGCCAGGAGCGCATCATCTTCATCGCGGGGGAGGGGGACTTGCTGGGCACCAACTTTCTCGATCCCAAGGCGCGTTTTCACTCGGATGGGGTCTGCTTGGGTGAGGTAGTGATCTGCCCGGTCAGCCGTGACCACATCGAGCACGTGGCCCTCGAGCTCCCCAACGTGCCCTTGCGGCTGGCCGAGGTCCTGTCCGAGCGGCTTAGCCACCTCGAGGACCAGCTCGAGCTCTCCAGCGCTCCGGTCTTGTTGCGCCTGGGACAGGCGCTGCTATGGCTGTGCACGCGCTTTGGCCGCGAGGTGGAGGAGGGCTGGTGGGAACTGAGCCTCGAGCTGCGCCAGGAAGATCTGGCCGCCTTGTGCGGGAGTACGCGGGTGACCGTGACCCACAGCCTGGGCTTCCTGCGCGAACAGGGGCTCGTGGAGGGGACCAGGGGCTCGTACCGGATCCGGCGGAGGGCTTTGGAGCGTTACCTCGAGATCACCCCCTGGCAGGATTGA
- a CDS encoding ATP-binding cassette domain-containing protein translates to MVRATGLSKRYKNFKAVQELSFRLHQGEVYGLLGPNGAGKTTTLRMLATLLAPSGGSATVAGYDICKQPLEVRRNLGIVNGGMQVYERLRGREVLEFFAGFYGLEGRLLRERLEWVTELLEMDGLLDKLVREMSSGMRQKVVIARAILHQPPVLLLDEATAGLDVFARRAVLEFVKQYRSLGKSLIYSTHVMSEAEEVCDRVGFLYEGRLVYEGAVGEAMAYGGGSLERSFIRRLEEEALRR, encoded by the coding sequence ATGGTTCGGGCCACGGGACTGAGCAAGCGCTATAAAAACTTCAAGGCTGTACAGGAGCTGAGCTTTAGGCTCCACCAGGGCGAGGTCTACGGTTTGCTGGGCCCCAATGGAGCCGGGAAGACCACTACCTTGCGCATGCTGGCAACCTTGCTAGCCCCCAGCGGCGGCAGCGCCACGGTCGCAGGTTACGACATCTGCAAGCAGCCGCTCGAGGTGCGCCGCAACTTGGGCATCGTCAACGGGGGAATGCAGGTCTACGAGCGCCTGAGGGGCCGGGAGGTGCTGGAGTTCTTCGCGGGCTTCTACGGCCTGGAGGGCCGGCTGTTGCGCGAACGGCTAGAGTGGGTGACGGAGTTGCTCGAGATGGACGGCCTGCTGGACAAGCTGGTGCGGGAGATGTCCAGCGGCATGCGGCAGAAGGTGGTGATCGCCCGCGCGATCCTCCACCAGCCGCCGGTGCTGCTCCTCGACGAGGCTACCGCCGGGCTTGACGTCTTCGCCAGACGGGCTGTGCTCGAGTTCGTCAAGCAGTACCGCTCGCTGGGCAAGAGCCTGATCTACTCCACCCACGTCATGAGCGAGGCCGAGGAAGTCTGCGACCGGGTGGGCTTCCTCTACGAAGGGAGGCTGGTCTACGAGGGAGCAGTAGGGGAAGCCATGGCCTATGGCGGGGGTAGCCTCGAGCGCTCCTTCATCCGCCGCCTGGAGGAAGAAGCACTTCGGAGGTGA
- a CDS encoding cytochrome P460 family protein, which yields MKFWTLLLVLATGMVLAKVAGLPDKLQGYHGWVRVNIGKVTSAGAHPAAKDVYVNIGLDRLLTADGKYRVPLAAGVIFVKERMDPDTLTVTTLYVMEKKSAREGDWEWSVFEREGNGFKGGVLANPAMCVGCHQEAKASDWVYTQVAKR from the coding sequence ATGAAATTCTGGACGCTTCTGCTGGTATTGGCAACAGGGATGGTGCTGGCCAAAGTCGCAGGACTGCCCGACAAACTTCAAGGCTATCATGGCTGGGTACGGGTCAATATCGGCAAGGTCACGTCGGCAGGGGCCCACCCGGCAGCCAAGGACGTCTACGTCAATATTGGCCTCGATAGGTTGTTGACAGCCGATGGCAAGTATAGAGTGCCCCTCGCCGCCGGTGTCATCTTCGTCAAGGAGCGCATGGACCCTGACACGCTCACCGTCACCACCCTTTACGTGATGGAGAAGAAGAGCGCCAGGGAAGGCGATTGGGAATGGAGCGTCTTCGAGCGCGAAGGCAATGGCTTCAAAGGCGGCGTCCTCGCCAACCCCGCCATGTGCGTAGGCTGCCACCAGGAGGCCAAGGCCAGCGATTGGGTATATACCCAAGTAGCCAAGCGCTGA
- a CDS encoding TetR/AcrR family transcriptional regulator, protein MSRRSEILDRAGELFSTRGFHATSMRDLAEAVGLQGGSLYAHIASKEDLLFEIVNKAADAFLRQAESVPRDLAPEARLRALVRGHLEVIVHELPRAKVFFDEWRFLSEDYQRRIKERRDAYEAYFRETIATGIAQGLFPPQDARLASLFVLSALNWVYQWYHPNGPLGLEALSEQYANLILAALRNVRPEPVARSTGGNGR, encoded by the coding sequence ATGAGCCGGCGCAGCGAAATTCTCGATAGGGCTGGGGAGCTCTTCAGTACCCGTGGCTTTCACGCCACCTCCATGCGAGACTTGGCCGAGGCGGTGGGCTTGCAGGGCGGCAGCTTGTACGCCCACATCGCTTCGAAGGAGGATCTGCTGTTCGAGATCGTTAACAAGGCCGCCGATGCCTTCTTGCGCCAGGCCGAATCGGTGCCGCGAGACCTCGCGCCCGAGGCCCGGCTGCGGGCGCTGGTGCGGGGCCACCTCGAGGTCATCGTGCACGAGTTGCCCAGGGCCAAGGTCTTCTTCGACGAGTGGCGCTTTCTCTCCGAGGATTACCAGCGGCGCATCAAAGAGCGGCGCGATGCCTACGAGGCATATTTCCGCGAAACCATCGCCACGGGCATAGCCCAGGGCCTGTTCCCCCCGCAGGACGCGAGGTTGGCCAGCCTGTTCGTGCTCTCGGCGCTGAACTGGGTCTACCAGTGGTATCACCCCAACGGGCCGTTGGGTCTCGAGGCCCTGAGCGAGCAGTACGCCAACCTCATCCTGGCGGCGCTGCGCAACGTCCGACCGGAGCCCGTCGCCCGCTCCACGGGAGGGAATGGCCGCTGA